The Delphinus delphis chromosome 7, mDelDel1.2, whole genome shotgun sequence genome includes a window with the following:
- the LOC132428763 gene encoding large ribosomal subunit protein uL22-like, which produces WHFLGHLWIHHENNYSLSSCGQRLVHKPSCKSRGSNLRVHFKNTRETAQAIKGRHIRKATKYLKDVTLKKPCVPFRRYNGGVGRCAQAKQWGWTQGRWPKKSAEFLLHMPKNAESNAELKGLDVDSLVIERIQVNKTPKMQRRTYRAHGRINSYMSSLCHTEMILTEKEQTVPKPEEEVAQKKKISQKKLKKQKLMPGNKCCKK; this is translated from the coding sequence TGGCATTTCTTAGGACACCTTTGGATTCATCATGAAAACAACTACTCTCTGAGCAGCTGCGGGCAGCGTTTAGTACATAAACCGTCATGCAAGTCGAGAGGTTCAAATCTTCGTGTTCACTTTAAGAACACTCGTGAAACTGCCCAGGCCATTAAGGGTAGGCACATCCGAAAAGCCACCAAGTATCTGAAGGATGTCACTTTAAAGAAGCCGTGTGTGCCGTTCCGTCGCTACAATGGTGGAGTTGGTAGGTGTGCCCAGGCCAAACAGTGGGGCTGGACGCAGGGTCGGTGGCCCAAAAAGAGTGCTGAATTTTTACTGCACATGCCCAAAAATGCAGAGAGTAATGCTGAACTTAAGGGCTTAGATGTAGATTCTCTGGTCATTGAGCGTATCCAGGTGAACAAAACCCCCAAGATGCAGCGCAGGACTTACAGAGCTCATGGTCGGATTAACTCATACATGAGCTCTCTGTGCCACACTGAGATGATCcttactgaaaaagaacagacTGTTCCTAAACCAGAAGAGGAGGTtgcccagaagaaaaagatatcccagaagaaattgaagaaacaaaaacttatgcCCGGGAATAAatgctgcaaaaaataa